TCTCCCGAGAATCTGGCTAGGACATTCCTTAGAAACCCCTTCGCTAGAGTGAGAAACGATCTTGAAGGGATTAGGTACATAACAGAGTTGAAGACATTCATACCAACGCTCGTAGTAGATAGGGATAAAGTAGGTCTCCCTTTAATACTTCGTAAAGCCTTTAAACACGAAGTAATTCCAGGTTTTAAATCACTCTTAGAACTCTCAGGTTATGAGTTAGTCTTGGCAGACAGCGCTAACAGACCTGTCTACGTACTCTTCTCGAAGAGAAATAAACTCTACACGGTAAGCAAAAACACTAGAAGAGCACTCATGCTATCCTTCGGAATACCCGGACTCCCCAGATACTTCATCAGGCAGTCAACCAGTATTTTCAGAAAGTTAATAACTACATGCTATCCTCAAAGTACTTGTGACTACCTAGACGTGAAGACTGCAATAAAAACTCCCCTAATCTGAGTTAGGGATTTCAGCAAGCTAAGACTTTATTTATAGTTACGAAACTTTAAAGTGGTGTCTTTAGTGATGATTAAGGTTAACGCACCCTACATAACAGATGAAGAAGTGCAGGAAGTTATTAAGGTTTTGAGGAGTGGTAACTTAGCTGCTGGAGAGTATGTTCGCCTTTTTGAAGATTCTTTCGCTAAGTACTTGAGGGTAAGACACGTTCTCACGGTGAGTAACGGTACAGTAGCTCTCTACTTAGCTCTTAAAGCTTTAGGCATCGGCTCCGGTGATGAGGTTGCAGTACCTGACTTCACATTCTTTGCGACCGCGTCATCGGTCGTGCTAGCTGGAGGTAAGGTGATTCCAGTAGATATTGACTTAGAGACTTACAACATAGACCCTGACGACTTAAAAAAGAGGCTCACAGAGAAAACTAAGGCCGTCATACTAGTACATCTCTATGGTCAACCAGCTGATGTAGACTCAGTGAGAGATGTTCTGGATGGCAAGAATATCTTCTTGATTGAGGACTGTGCACAATCACACGGAGCTGAGTACAAGGGGTTCAAGACAGGGTCTTTAGGCACTGTATCAGCTTTCAGCTTCTACGCTACTAAGAACCTGACTATGGGTGAAGGAGGTGCTGTAGCAACTAACGAAGACAGCATAGCTGAGTATGTCAAGCTTCAGAGAAATCACGGACAAGTAGAGAAATACCTTCACTCAGTGATCGGGTGGAACTTCAGGATAACAGACCTTCAAGCAGCTCTAGGGTATATCCAACTAGCTAAACTAGATATGATGAATGAGAGGAGACGTGCTATAGCCAAGATATACAGCGATGAACTCTCAAGACTTGAGATGCTGAGGCTTCCTACAGAAAAGCCTTACGCTAAACACGTTTATCATCAGTACACGGTATGGGTCCACGGCAGTAGTGTTAGAGATAAGTTGAGTGAGTTCCTCAGGAATAGAGGAGTGCAGACAGCGGTTCACTACCCTCATCCCATACATATGCAGCCAGCTCTGAGAGAGTATCTGATCATGAATAAGAAGCTGTATAACTCTGTAGAAGCGTCTAAGCACGTCCTCTCACTCCCGATGCATCCGGGCTTGAGTGACGACGATGTCTTGATGATTATCAAATATATTAAGGAATTCTTTAGAGATCTTAAAACTTAGAGAAGTCTAAATTTTATTTCCTCTAACACAATTATTTTGGTGTCAGAGGGTGAGGACAAAAGACTTGAGCGAGTCTGTAGAAGACTACATACTCACGGTGTACCGTCTAGAAGTGCTTTATGGGAAGGCTAAGACTTCTCAGATTGCTAGAGAATTAGGACTGAAAGAAGGTACTGTAAGTAAAGTTTTGAAGAAATTACGAGAAAGCGAGTTTGTAGTTCTGAATAGGTATAGAGGGGTTAAGTTAAGTGAGTTAGGCAGGAAAGTAGCTGAGAAGATATTGAGGAAGCATGCAGTTATAGAAGTATTCCTCACTGACTTCCTAGGTTTTGATAAGCTTAAAGCGCACTACCTCGCGCACAAGATGGAACACTTACCTGATGAAGTTGTTGAAGCAATATACCTCAAATTAGGTAAGCCAAGTCTACGCTACTTCATATCATTCGTGAGAGAATTAAGTATAGACGATTACAACCAAGTAATACCACTTACTAAAACTGCCGCAAACAAGTGTTACGAGATAACACACTTATACGTCGAATTAAGCACTGTCTTAGATAAGCTTTCTAAATCTAATTGTGGGTACCCTTGCGTGATACGTGTTAAGGGTCTGGGTTCTAAGGGGGTTTCAGTAAGCACTCCTAATACTGAGATAGTGTTTACCTATCAAGAGGGAGAGACTATATACGTTAAGGAGGTGTCTTGTAGTGAGTGAGTCCGTATCTCTTCTTTCTGGGGTGCCAGAAGGCTGTAGAGTGCGCGTGCGTAGAGTATGTGCGGGTAGGGGTCTCTCAACAAGACTTTATCAGATGGGGATAGTGCCTGGCGAGGAAGTGCTAGTTAAACATAATAACAGAGGCTTCATCATCTTAGAAGTTAAGGGAGCCGAAATAAGTCTCAGTAAGGGTGTAGCTTCAAAAATAGAAATTGAGTACTTACCTAACTGCCTTTAAATATTACGTTCGCTTCCAGTGAATGAAGTCTTCTGTTTTTGACTTGTTCAGTAGAAACAATAATTATTAACTTAATATATGAAAATAATTTATTGGTGTATGCTTTGAATCAAGAAAGACTAAACCGTAAGGTGATTGACGAGGTCCAGAAGATTGTCTGGCCAAGACCTCTCAAGCTTTTTACCGCAGGTCCTGTCGCATGCTTTCCAGAAGTTCTTGAGGTCATGAAACTTCAGATGTTTAGTCACAGGTCTAAAGAGTATAGGGAGCTACACAAAGATACTGTTGAGAGGTTAGCTAAGTTTGTTGAGGCTGATGAAGGCGTTGTTATCTTGTTCCCTAGTAGTGGTACTGGAGTAATGGAAGCTAGTGTGAGAAATTTTGTTTCGTTAGGTGGCAGTGTTCTCACTACAATAATAGGTGAGTTTGGTTCTAGGTATAGAGAAGTAGTCGAGAGTAATGGTAGGAGGGCTATTACTTTAGAGAAGGATGCTGGTGAGCCCGTCTTCCCGGAAGAGCTGGATGAAGCTTTAAGAAAACACCCTGAAGTAGAGGCTGTGACCATAACGTATAATGAGACTAGCACAGGTGTCTTGAACCCGCTTAAGGAATTAGCTGAAGTCGCTAAGAAACATGGTAAGCTAGTCTTCGTAGACGCTGTCTCAGCTATGGGGGCTGCTGAGATAAAGTTTGACGCATGGGATCTCGACGTGGTGTTCACGAGTAGTCAGAAAGCTTTCGGCGTTCCTCCAGGTCTTGCTATCGGGATATTCAGTAAGGAAGCCTTAAAGAAGGCTGAGACTATACCTAATAGAGGTTGGTACTTCGACGTACTGAAGTATCTGCACTACCAGGAGAAAGAGTGGTCAACTCCTTCAACGCCGCCAATACCTCAGATAATAGGACTCAACGTCATGTTGAGAGTAGTTGATGAGATGGGCGGTAAGAGTGTCTGGCTCTCCATGTATTCTGAGAGAGCTAAGATGGTTAGAGAAGGGGTTAAGGGGCTGGGTCTAGAGCTCTTTGCTAGGAGGGGTTATGAGTCGCCGACCATAACCTCCGTCAAGTCTCCTGAAGGTATTGACGGCTACGAGGTTTACAGCAGGGTTCGCGAAAGGGGTTATGAGATAGCAGCTGGTTACGGGAAATTTAAGAAGACTTCTTTCAGGATAGGTCACATGGGCTACATGCCTAGAGAATACATAGAAGAGGTACTAGACGTGATCAAAGAAGTGTTGGTAGAGCTCGGGTGGGTGAGTAGAAAATGAAGGCACTAATTGCTGCTCCAATCCATAAAGACGCTGTAAAATTGCTTGAGGACGCTGGTATTCAAGTAGTGTATAGAGAGTATCCCTCAGAAAAAGAGCTTAGTGAGTTAGTGACAGACATAGACATCTTATTAGTCAGGAGTAAGCCATTAGTTACTGCTGAAGTAATAAGTAAAGCTGAGAAGCTAAAGATAATAGCGAGGGCAGGCGTAGGACTAGACAACATTGACGTTAAAGTAGCTGAAGCCAAGGGCATTAAAGTAATCAATACTCCTGAGGCACCAACGAGGAGCGTGGCTGAACTAGCTATAGGTTTGATGCTTGCCGTAGCTAGGAAGATAGCATACTCTGATAGAAAGATGCGTGAGGGTAGGTGGGTTAAGAAAGAAGCTGAGGGGGTAGAACTCAAGGGTAAAACGCTAGGCATAATCGGTTTCGGAAGGATAGGTAGAGAGGTTGCCGCAATAGCTTCTAAGGGTCTGGGCATGAAGATACTATATTACGACGTTTATAGAGCAAGTCCTGAGGTAGAGAAGGAGCTGGGCGCCACGTATGTGGACTTAGAGACCCTAGTCAGAGAATCTGATGTTGTTAGTGTTCATGTTCCTCTTACTTCTGAGACTAGGGGTTTGG
The Zestosphaera sp. DNA segment above includes these coding regions:
- a CDS encoding DegT/DnrJ/EryC1/StrS aminotransferase family protein; the protein is MIKVNAPYITDEEVQEVIKVLRSGNLAAGEYVRLFEDSFAKYLRVRHVLTVSNGTVALYLALKALGIGSGDEVAVPDFTFFATASSVVLAGGKVIPVDIDLETYNIDPDDLKKRLTEKTKAVILVHLYGQPADVDSVRDVLDGKNIFLIEDCAQSHGAEYKGFKTGSLGTVSAFSFYATKNLTMGEGGAVATNEDSIAEYVKLQRNHGQVEKYLHSVIGWNFRITDLQAALGYIQLAKLDMMNERRRAIAKIYSDELSRLEMLRLPTEKPYAKHVYHQYTVWVHGSSVRDKLSEFLRNRGVQTAVHYPHPIHMQPALREYLIMNKKLYNSVEASKHVLSLPMHPGLSDDDVLMIIKYIKEFFRDLKT
- a CDS encoding metal-dependent transcriptional regulator; translation: MRTKDLSESVEDYILTVYRLEVLYGKAKTSQIARELGLKEGTVSKVLKKLRESEFVVLNRYRGVKLSELGRKVAEKILRKHAVIEVFLTDFLGFDKLKAHYLAHKMEHLPDEVVEAIYLKLGKPSLRYFISFVRELSIDDYNQVIPLTKTAANKCYEITHLYVELSTVLDKLSKSNCGYPCVIRVKGLGSKGVSVSTPNTEIVFTYQEGETIYVKEVSCSE
- a CDS encoding FeoA family protein; this encodes MSESVSLLSGVPEGCRVRVRRVCAGRGLSTRLYQMGIVPGEEVLVKHNNRGFIILEVKGAEISLSKGVASKIEIEYLPNCL
- a CDS encoding alanine--glyoxylate aminotransferase family protein, with translation MNQERLNRKVIDEVQKIVWPRPLKLFTAGPVACFPEVLEVMKLQMFSHRSKEYRELHKDTVERLAKFVEADEGVVILFPSSGTGVMEASVRNFVSLGGSVLTTIIGEFGSRYREVVESNGRRAITLEKDAGEPVFPEELDEALRKHPEVEAVTITYNETSTGVLNPLKELAEVAKKHGKLVFVDAVSAMGAAEIKFDAWDLDVVFTSSQKAFGVPPGLAIGIFSKEALKKAETIPNRGWYFDVLKYLHYQEKEWSTPSTPPIPQIIGLNVMLRVVDEMGGKSVWLSMYSERAKMVREGVKGLGLELFARRGYESPTITSVKSPEGIDGYEVYSRVRERGYEIAAGYGKFKKTSFRIGHMGYMPREYIEEVLDVIKEVLVELGWVSRK
- a CDS encoding hydroxyacid dehydrogenase is translated as MKALIAAPIHKDAVKLLEDAGIQVVYREYPSEKELSELVTDIDILLVRSKPLVTAEVISKAEKLKIIARAGVGLDNIDVKVAEAKGIKVINTPEAPTRSVAELAIGLMLAVARKIAYSDRKMREGRWVKKEAEGVELKGKTLGIIGFGRIGREVAAIASKGLGMKILYYDVYRASPEVEKELGATYVDLETLVRESDVVSVHVPLTSETRGLVSEGLLKLMKKNAILINTSRGAVVDTKALIKALNEGWIAGAGLDVYEEEPLPPNHPLTQLDNVVLTPHIGASTEEAQERAGIDAVKKILELIKELK